Proteins co-encoded in one Erwinia sp. genomic window:
- a CDS encoding hypothetical protein (ID:JIFNMEKO_00441;~source:Prodigal:2.6) gives MPHSMYTPTSDSNAAQSWDYILVGGGLANSLIACYLLEKHPQFNLLLLEAEAEIGGNHTWSFHQSDLTDKQMHWISPFIAHQWQGYDVSFPGFTRTLPGRYLSITSEKLATTVASKLGSRLRCNSKVAVLTSNYVELINGERLTARAVIDGRGYQPDPSVQVGHQAFLGQEWQLRHPHQLLRPLLMDATVSQRFGYRFVYVLPLSAYSLLIEDTQYINDAHFSREQARADIATYATEQGWERVSLIREEQGCLPITLSGCPESFWKTRKDQPCSGLRAGLYHPTTGYSLPLALTLAGLIAQHDLNGTVALATKIEHLARTLWRKQRFFRALNRMLFLAGSPTQRWQVMQRFYRLDEGLISRFYAGHPTITDKIRILAGSPPVPVYQALAALANYSPGQRGVS, from the coding sequence ATGCCCCATTCTATGTACACCCCGACTTCAGACAGCAACGCAGCGCAGTCATGGGACTATATTCTGGTCGGAGGCGGGCTGGCTAATAGTTTAATTGCCTGCTATCTGCTGGAAAAACATCCACAATTCAATTTGTTATTGCTGGAAGCTGAGGCGGAGATCGGTGGGAATCATACATGGTCTTTTCATCAAAGTGATCTTACCGACAAGCAAATGCACTGGATTTCGCCCTTCATCGCCCATCAATGGCAGGGTTATGATGTCAGCTTCCCCGGCTTTACCCGTACTTTACCGGGGAGATACCTGAGTATCACCTCAGAGAAACTGGCAACAACGGTAGCTTCAAAACTGGGTTCACGTTTGCGCTGCAACAGCAAAGTAGCTGTACTGACTTCAAATTACGTGGAGCTGATAAATGGTGAAAGGCTTACCGCGCGTGCTGTGATTGATGGCCGTGGTTATCAGCCTGATCCCTCAGTCCAGGTGGGGCATCAGGCTTTTCTTGGACAAGAGTGGCAACTGCGACACCCTCACCAACTGCTACGACCTTTGCTGATGGATGCCACGGTCAGCCAGCGTTTCGGCTATCGGTTTGTTTATGTTCTGCCTTTATCTGCATACTCCCTGCTCATCGAAGACACACAGTACATTAACGATGCGCATTTTTCCCGCGAGCAGGCAAGAGCCGATATTGCCACCTATGCTACTGAGCAGGGCTGGGAGCGGGTAAGTCTGATCCGTGAAGAACAAGGCTGCTTGCCCATCACCCTCTCCGGATGCCCTGAGTCGTTCTGGAAAACCCGAAAAGATCAGCCATGCAGTGGATTACGTGCCGGTCTTTATCACCCGACAACCGGTTATTCATTACCGTTAGCGCTTACGCTGGCAGGCCTGATTGCTCAACATGACCTTAATGGTACAGTAGCACTCGCTACTAAAATCGAACACCTCGCCAGGACGCTATGGCGCAAACAACGCTTCTTCCGGGCACTTAACCGGATGCTATTTCTTGCTGGTTCACCAACTCAACGCTGGCAAGTGATGCAACGTTTTTACCGACTTGATGAAGGGTTGATCAGCCGTTTCTATGCTGGTCACCCCACGATTACCGATAAAATTCGGATACTGGCAGGCTCTCCACCGGTTCCTGTCTACCAGGCACTGGCAGCCCTGGCAAATTACTCCCCCGGTCAGAGAGGCGTGTCATGA
- the crtI gene encoding Phytoene desaturase (lycopene-forming) (ID:JIFNMEKO_00440;~source:Prodigal:2.6), translated as MKKNIVIGAGFGGLALAIRLQAAGIQTVLLERRDKPGGRAYVYQDQGFTFDAGPTVITDPSAIEALFSLAGKNMRDYVTLLPVRPFYRLCWEDGNTFHYDNDQSSLDRQIADFNPEDVAGYQRFLDYSRAVFNEGYIKLGAVPFLSFRTMLQAIPQLARLQAWQSVYSKVASFIRDEHLRQAFSFHSLLVGGNPFNTSAIYTLIHALEREWGIWFPQGGTGALIDGLVRLFTDLGGELRLNAEVERIETEGDHITAVCLSDGQRIDTDAVASNADVVHTYAKLLKHHVRGRKKAESLCRKSTSNSLFVLYFGLNHHHDQLAHHTVCFGPRYRELIDDIFHRPSLAEDFSLYLHAPCVTDPSLAPEGCASYYVLAPVPHLGTASLDWEVEGPKLRDRIFAYLEQYYMPGLREQLVTHRIFTPFDFRDQLNAHHGSAFSLEPVLTQSAWFRPHNKDRVLKNLYLVGAGTHPGAGVPGVIASAQATASLMIEESVP; from the coding sequence ATGAAAAAAAACATTGTTATAGGTGCTGGTTTCGGTGGGTTAGCACTTGCTATCCGGCTACAAGCGGCAGGTATTCAGACAGTGCTACTCGAGCGCCGGGATAAACCTGGCGGACGCGCTTATGTTTATCAAGACCAGGGCTTTACATTTGATGCTGGCCCTACGGTAATTACTGATCCCAGTGCAATTGAAGCACTGTTTAGTCTAGCCGGAAAAAATATGCGTGATTACGTCACGCTATTGCCAGTCAGGCCTTTTTATCGGCTGTGCTGGGAAGATGGAAACACTTTCCACTACGACAATGACCAGTCCAGTCTGGACCGGCAGATTGCAGATTTCAATCCTGAAGATGTTGCTGGCTATCAGCGCTTTCTCGATTATTCACGCGCTGTGTTTAACGAGGGCTATATAAAACTCGGTGCAGTGCCTTTTTTATCGTTTCGCACCATGTTACAAGCCATACCACAGCTGGCGCGTTTGCAGGCATGGCAGAGTGTCTATAGCAAGGTTGCCTCTTTTATCCGTGACGAACATCTGCGGCAAGCGTTCTCTTTCCACTCACTGTTAGTCGGGGGAAACCCATTCAATACGTCAGCTATTTATACGTTGATCCATGCTTTGGAGCGAGAATGGGGGATCTGGTTTCCACAAGGAGGAACAGGCGCACTGATTGATGGATTAGTCAGATTGTTTACTGACCTTGGAGGAGAACTGCGGCTGAATGCAGAGGTAGAACGTATCGAAACTGAAGGTGACCACATCACTGCGGTGTGCCTGAGTGATGGTCAGCGCATTGATACTGATGCCGTCGCTTCAAATGCTGATGTGGTGCACACTTACGCCAAACTCCTGAAACATCACGTCAGGGGACGGAAAAAAGCTGAATCGCTGTGCCGAAAAAGCACGAGTAACTCTCTGTTTGTACTCTATTTTGGCCTGAACCACCATCACGACCAACTCGCCCACCATACAGTCTGTTTTGGGCCACGTTACCGGGAGTTGATCGACGATATTTTTCATCGTCCCTCACTTGCTGAAGATTTTTCTCTTTATCTGCATGCACCTTGTGTCACAGATCCTTCACTCGCACCAGAAGGTTGTGCCAGTTATTATGTTCTGGCCCCCGTACCTCATCTGGGAACTGCCAGCCTGGACTGGGAGGTGGAAGGCCCCAAATTAAGAGACAGAATTTTCGCCTATCTTGAGCAGTATTACATGCCAGGACTACGTGAGCAGCTGGTCACTCACCGGATTTTCACACCATTTGATTTCCGGGACCAGTTGAATGCTCACCATGGTTCAGCTTTCTCTTTGGAACCGGTGTTAACACAAAGTGCCTGGTTTCGTCCCCATAATAAAGATCGGGTGCTGAAAAATCTGTATCTGGTGGGAGCGGGTACTCATCCAGGAGCAGGGGTACCGGGCGTCATTGCCTCTGCGCAAGCTACTGCAAGTTTAATGATTGAGGAGTCGGTCCCATGA
- the fni gene encoding Isopentenyl-diphosphate delta-isomerase (ID:JIFNMEKO_00442;~source:Prodigal:2.6) yields the protein MLKKTTHSLSSHHDTQLLQRKNEHLDIVLSPSQAKTTTQTGFERWRFEHCALPEIDFSEIDLSMPWLGKTLQAPVLLSSMTGGAQRARDINQHLAKAAQTLGLAMGVGSQRVALEHQSDAGLDHTLREIAPDIPLLANMGAAQLAGQLGVSNAQRAVEMIDADALIIHLNPLQEALQHGGDRNWRGITAAIGKVVSQLKVPVIVKEVGAGLSPAVAQKLRDVGVSWLDVAGSGGTSWAAIEGERAPDEQTRTVALAFADWGIPTAEALISLRAAFPHQPLIASGGIKNGIEIAKAIALGADLVGLAAALLPSAMISSEAVTTHLKTIILQLQTACFCTGSETLSALRQAPIHLHGER from the coding sequence GATACCCAGCTGCTGCAGAGGAAAAACGAACATCTTGATATCGTACTCAGCCCCAGTCAGGCAAAAACAACCACGCAGACTGGATTTGAACGCTGGCGCTTTGAACACTGCGCGTTGCCAGAGATTGATTTTTCAGAGATTGACCTCAGCATGCCGTGGTTAGGGAAAACACTCCAGGCACCAGTGCTTTTGAGTTCAATGACCGGAGGAGCGCAACGTGCAAGGGATATCAATCAGCACCTGGCGAAAGCGGCACAAACTCTCGGTCTGGCAATGGGCGTGGGTTCACAACGTGTCGCACTGGAACATCAATCTGATGCCGGACTTGACCATACATTACGAGAGATTGCCCCTGACATTCCTCTGCTGGCAAATATGGGAGCAGCACAGCTGGCCGGACAACTCGGCGTTAGCAATGCACAACGTGCGGTAGAGATGATTGATGCCGACGCTCTGATAATTCATCTCAATCCGTTACAAGAGGCATTACAACATGGAGGGGATCGTAACTGGCGAGGTATCACAGCGGCAATTGGCAAAGTTGTCAGTCAACTGAAAGTACCGGTTATCGTTAAAGAGGTGGGTGCGGGCCTATCTCCTGCCGTAGCGCAGAAACTTCGTGATGTGGGAGTCAGCTGGCTGGATGTCGCTGGCAGCGGTGGCACAAGCTGGGCTGCCATTGAAGGGGAGCGTGCACCGGATGAACAAACTCGTACTGTTGCTCTGGCTTTTGCAGATTGGGGAATTCCAACTGCTGAGGCGCTGATTTCTCTGCGTGCCGCTTTTCCTCATCAACCGTTAATTGCTTCTGGTGGAATAAAAAATGGCATCGAGATTGCTAAAGCCATTGCGCTTGGCGCTGACTTAGTAGGGCTGGCAGCAGCGCTTCTTCCAAGTGCCATGATATCGTCTGAGGCGGTTACCACCCATCTGAAAACCATTATTTTGCAATTGCAGACGGCCTGCTTTTGCACTGGCAGCGAGACATTATCCGCGCTGCGACAGGCGCCTATTCACCTGCATGGGGAAAGATGA